Proteins encoded in a region of the Polyodon spathula isolate WHYD16114869_AA chromosome 9, ASM1765450v1, whole genome shotgun sequence genome:
- the LOC121321337 gene encoding capZ-interacting protein-like, with product MEDQSISTAKATEDKPVKKSVAELAGKFKGQAVPSPAGKDEQQNNRVNRRRPPCSLPLHDTKKESGQSEEQKGATNASSLSLKVKAKNSPLIEKLQANLALSPNALLPSPKSPGVKLPPSPFPFASPPSTPSSPGVRSRSSEEEASVSFDKPAEGTVLHNINKGRARLSIKRRPPSRKLRKSSSEEPTGKTPSPSQEQPQRNGEDDVFEAVKVEDPKEDKPSKKESEGGVKSSEGDKLQDAPKSKKLGESVEHVGKVSEEEPDRPQETPEACENMEVEHRPSKKAQAETRALDNTPGDTQAAGLINNNEDTKTGETSRGEEELKTNQEEEVKTNQEEVKTNLEEKLKTNQEEVKTNQEEVKTNQEEKLKTNQEELKINQEELKTNQEDLKTHQEEEMKTNGSDDKDK from the exons CAACAGAACAACAGAGTAAATCGAAGGAGACCCCCTTGCTCACTTCCGCTGCATGACACGAAGAAAGAATCTGGACAAAGTGAAGAACAG AAAGGAGCCACCAATGCCTCTTCACTTTCTCTCAAAGTGAAGGCCAAGAATTCACCTCTCATTGAAAAACTGCAG GCCAACCTGGCATTATCTCCCAATGCCCTGCTGCCATCTCCCAAGAGTCCTGGAGTGaagctccccccctcccccttccccttcGCCAGCCCTCCGTCCActcccagcagtccaggcgtgCGTTCCCGCTCCAGTGAAGAAGAGGCGTCGGTCAGCTTTGACaaaccagcagagggcactgtgttaCACAACATAAACAAG GGACGAGCCCGTCTCTCCATCAAGCGCAGACCACCAAGCCGGAAGCTCAGGAAGTCGTCATCTGAAGAGCCAACAGGCAAGACTCCATCCCCCAGCCAGGAGCAGCCACAGAGGAATGGAGAGGATGACGTGTTTGAAGCAGTCAAAGTAGAGGATCCCAAAGAAGACAAGCCCTCAAAGAAAGAGTCTGAAGGAGGTGTAAAGAGCTCTGAAGGGGACAAGCTGCAAGATGCCCCCAAGTCCAAAAAACTGGGGGAGAGTGTAGAGCACGTGGGCAAAGTTTCAGAGGAAGAACCTGACAGGCCACAGGAAACCCCTGAGGCTTGTGAGAATATGGAAGTGGAGCACAGGCCCAGCAAGAAAGCCCAGGCAGAGACTAGAGCCTTGGACAATACCCCTGGAGATACACAGGCTGCTGGCTTGATCAACAACAATGAAGATACAAAAACTGGAGAGACCAGCAGGGGGGAGGAAGAGTTGAAGACAAATcaggaggaggaggtgaagaCAAATCAGGAGGAGGTGAAGACAAATCTGGAGGAGAAGCTGAAGACAAATCAGGAGGAGGTGAAGACAAATCAGGAGGAGGTGAAAACAAATCAGGAGGAGAAGCTGAAGACAAATCAGGAGGAGCTGAAGATAAATCAGGAGGAGCTGAAGACAAATCAGGAGGATTTGAAGACACATCAGGAGGAGGAGATGAAGACAAACGGTTCAGATGACAAG GACAAATGA